The DNA segment AACCACACGATACATATCGGGCTTTTTCACCCGTGTATCCTGGCGCTCCTGGATACCGGTGTTGGCATCGGATTCGTAGCTGCTCATATGTGCTCTCCGGGTAGTAATATACTGCTAAAACTCGAGCGGGGCGAAGAATCCGAGCTCATCGCGTCCGGAGCGCTGCAGCAGCAGACTCTCCACCGATAACGGCAGAAACCGTCGCCCGAAATCGCTGTTGGCGTCGGAGCGGTACCGCAGGGTATACCATCCATCCGGGGCGGTGCGGGCATGCTCCATCAGGGGCAGCAGCCCCCGCGGCTCGCTTTCGTCAACCACTGTCCCGCCAGTCTCCTCTACAAGAAACATCAGCCTGGAGTCTATCTGTCCGTCACCAACACGGAGTACAGAGAATCGGATGTGATTCTGCTGCAGATAGCGTGCCAATTCAATCTCGCCATAGGTCTCGAACTCCGGCAGCATCTGCCCACCGGCAGTCACCAGTACGATCTGACTGCGGCCGCGCTTCTGTAACAGGCCATCAGCAGCAAACCTGATCCCCTGATCGATTGCTCCCCCGTCGGCCTGCGCCAGCACCTGACTGGCTCTGGCTGCTGCCGTCGCACCACCATCTCCGGAATCGGCCTCCAGCACCGGATTCCAGCCTGCCGATACGATCCGCCAAGTGTCGGCCGATATCCCCAGATCATACAGATTTTCTATATGCTGCTGGACCGGTGCAGCGAGTGACTGCATCGGTGGCTCCATATCCAGCAACAGTGCCGTGTGAACCGCGGCAGCATCCCATCCCTGATAGATGGTTTCCAGCTGCTGTGAGGTGCCGCCCGGATCAGCGATCACAAAGTTCCGTCGATCAAGCCCTACAATCGGGCGCCCGGCGCGATCCTCGACCGTAAGCTCAATCGTAACCTCGGGAAATCGGTCGGCGTTCACCCGCTGTATCGTAACATGCATACCCGCATACAGCTGGGAAACCTGGGTAAACACCACCATGTTCTCCCGATCATGATCAACAGCAACGATATTTCCGTTTGCATCCACCGCCGCTGCGGTCAGTTTGCGTGTTGCCGAATCATCTATCACCACACTATCAAGGTTATCCGGCTGCAGCAGCAGAATAGCGTTCGAATCCACCACCAGCAGGGTTTCATGATCATAGGCATCCAGCATCTGAGGCTCGGATATCCGGTCGTGGGATACCGTTTGCAGGTGGTTTCCGCTTTCATCGAAGACCTGCAGCACACCCCGTTCGGCATCGGCTACCCAGAGCTCATCGTTCCACCAGAGAACCCCGGTCGGACGTCGCAAGCCATCAAAACCGGGTTCGGGTGCCCCGATCGAAAAGAGATACTCACCCTCGAGGGTGAACTTGCGCACCAGCCGGTTACCCCAGTCGGTTACATACAGATGTTCACGCGAATCTATTGTCATAAACTGCGGCCCCAGCAGCTGCCCGTCGCCCCGGCCACGCTCGCCAAAACTGGCTATCCGATTACCCCGTTCATTCAGCAGCGAAATCCGGTCTCCCATGAATTCGCTTACCAGTATACGGCCATCCGGCAGCGGCAGTACATCATACGGGCCGTCAAGCCCGGTAACCCCGCCCAGAAGCTCTCGCCGGCGATTCCCGTTGGGATCAAGTACCGTGATGGTGTGACTGCCAAAGGCAGTAACTATACTGGTGCCGTCAGGAAGCGGGCGGATTGATGTCGGCCGACGAAAAATCGAGTACTCGGCAGAATGCCCGCTGATCTCTGCGGCGAGGACATATCTCTCCCGACCTGCCAGCTCCGGTGCCAGTCCGGTACGTTCCTGAAGAATCTCCATCCGCTGCAGCAGAGCGATTGGCGCCTGCCCGGCCGCCACGACCTCATCCCACTCCCCCGCTGCAGCGTCCCAGAACCCGGCCTGTGCATAGGCCCGCCCAAGCCACTGGCGGATCAGCGGAGCCTCCGGCG comes from the Spirochaeta africana DSM 8902 genome and includes:
- a CDS encoding NHL repeat-containing protein gives rise to the protein MRRFCLIFLFLTAVLPIFAQQAATFSDLAAQEEFRHGVLAFHAGHFNEAVLAFQRAAAAAPEAPLIRQWLGRAYAQAGFWDAAAGEWDEVVAAGQAPIALLQRMEILQERTGLAPELAGRERYVLAAEISGHSAEYSIFRRPTSIRPLPDGTSIVTAFGSHTITVLDPNGNRRRELLGGVTGLDGPYDVLPLPDGRILVSEFMGDRISLLNERGNRIASFGERGRGDGQLLGPQFMTIDSREHLYVTDWGNRLVRKFTLEGEYLFSIGAPEPGFDGLRRPTGVLWWNDELWVADAERGVLQVFDESGNHLQTVSHDRISEPQMLDAYDHETLLVVDSNAILLLQPDNLDSVVIDDSATRKLTAAAVDANGNIVAVDHDRENMVVFTQVSQLYAGMHVTIQRVNADRFPEVTIELTVEDRAGRPIVGLDRRNFVIADPGGTSQQLETIYQGWDAAAVHTALLLDMEPPMQSLAAPVQQHIENLYDLGISADTWRIVSAGWNPVLEADSGDGGATAAARASQVLAQADGGAIDQGIRFAADGLLQKRGRSQIVLVTAGGQMLPEFETYGEIELARYLQQNHIRFSVLRVGDGQIDSRLMFLVEETGGTVVDESEPRGLLPLMEHARTAPDGWYTLRYRSDANSDFGRRFLPLSVESLLLQRSGRDELGFFAPLEF